A genome region from Labilibaculum antarcticum includes the following:
- a CDS encoding leucyl aminopeptidase family protein → MKIEIKCFQKPDQNENILYLATTDNYKNLPLSDLEMKFAEDQIDAEVTLIELNRYTHKIYLHVSSNKVYSNSDLEKMRQLGFSLHTKIQESKISKIILQDYLNHSEAILAFVEGVSLTNYQFLKYFTDTKKTKHTLDNLTIHSDVVSEKQLNELEAVVEGVKFARELVNEPLSYLTAQKLSEEIQKMGVQAGFSVDVFGKRKIESLKMGGLLAVNKGSIDEPTFSILEWKSEDAVNVQPIIFVGKGVVYDTGGLSLKPTKDSMDLMKSDMGGAASVAGAIYAIAKAKLPIHVIGLIPATDNRPGGNAYVPGDVVEMYNGKTVEVLNTDAEGRMLLADALSYADKYKPEFVVDLATLTGAAAAAIGKYGVVAMGNKESNKKMIQLKESGEKVYERLVEFPFWEEFDELIKSDIADLKNIGGRDGGAITAGKFLEHFTNYPWVHLDIAGPAFVSPMDNYRGKGGTGVGVRLLFEFIKQYRS, encoded by the coding sequence ATGAAAATAGAAATAAAATGCTTTCAAAAGCCGGATCAGAATGAAAATATTCTTTATTTGGCAACTACTGATAATTATAAAAATCTTCCTCTTTCCGATTTGGAAATGAAGTTTGCCGAAGATCAAATTGATGCTGAAGTTACATTAATTGAGTTGAATCGTTATACGCACAAAATTTATTTACACGTTTCAAGCAATAAAGTGTATTCAAATTCTGATTTGGAAAAAATGAGGCAGTTGGGCTTCTCTTTGCACACAAAGATTCAGGAAAGTAAAATCTCTAAAATTATTCTACAGGATTACTTGAATCATTCAGAGGCAATATTAGCTTTTGTAGAAGGAGTTTCCTTAACCAATTACCAATTCTTAAAATACTTCACGGATACAAAAAAAACCAAACATACGCTTGATAATCTGACTATTCATAGTGATGTGGTAAGTGAAAAACAGCTAAATGAACTGGAAGCAGTTGTGGAAGGTGTGAAGTTTGCACGTGAACTTGTAAATGAACCTTTAAGCTACCTTACCGCACAAAAATTAAGTGAAGAGATTCAAAAAATGGGCGTTCAGGCAGGCTTTTCAGTAGACGTTTTTGGGAAAAGAAAGATTGAGAGCTTAAAAATGGGAGGCCTTTTAGCAGTAAACAAAGGTAGTATCGATGAGCCAACCTTCTCAATTTTAGAATGGAAATCGGAAGATGCTGTTAATGTGCAACCAATTATTTTTGTTGGGAAAGGTGTTGTGTACGACACAGGAGGATTGAGTCTTAAGCCTACTAAAGATAGTATGGATTTAATGAAGTCAGACATGGGTGGAGCAGCATCGGTGGCCGGAGCTATTTATGCAATCGCAAAAGCTAAATTACCAATTCATGTTATTGGATTGATTCCTGCAACAGACAATCGCCCAGGTGGAAATGCTTATGTTCCTGGCGATGTTGTCGAAATGTATAATGGAAAAACAGTTGAAGTTTTAAATACCGATGCTGAAGGAAGAATGTTGCTGGCGGACGCTCTAAGTTATGCCGATAAGTATAAGCCTGAATTTGTTGTCGATTTGGCAACTTTAACAGGGGCAGCAGCAGCAGCTATAGGAAAGTATGGCGTTGTTGCAATGGGGAACAAAGAGAGTAATAAGAAGATGATTCAATTAAAGGAATCGGGTGAAAAAGTGTACGAAAGACTTGTTGAATTTCCTTTTTGGGAAGAGTTTGACGAGTTGATTAAATCGGACATTGCGGATTTAAAGAATATTGGAGGACGAGATGGCGGAGCAATTACTGCCGGGAAATTTTTGGAACATTTCACGAATTATCCTTGGGTTCATCTCGATATTGCCGGACCCGCATTTGTTAGTCCAATGGATAATTATCGAGGGAAAGGTGGCACTGGTGTAGGTGTTCGTTTGCTATTTGAATTTATTAAACAATATCGCTCCTAG
- the pdxA gene encoding 4-hydroxythreonine-4-phosphate dehydrogenase PdxA, whose protein sequence is MKNTKIRVGITHGDINGIGYEVIIKALLDDRMYELCTPIIYGSPKVAAYHRKALNIETFSLNNIMDASDAHPNRTNIINCIDENIKVELGKSTPSAGESSFKALEAAVADLEKGLIDVLVTAPINKKNIQSKDFHFPGHTEYLENRLNSGKSLMLLISDKLRVGVVAGHVPISKVPEVVSKENIISKLNILNSSLQKDFGIRKPRIAVLSLNPHAGDEGLIGTEEIDIIIPALEEVREKGIIALGPYPADGFFGSSDYTKFDAILAMYHDQGLAPFKALSFDSGVNFTAGLSKVRTSPAHGTAYSIAGTNVASEKSFQQALYLAIDVFRSRENFAEISKNPMKLSESSRNS, encoded by the coding sequence ATGAAAAACACTAAGATAAGAGTTGGAATCACTCATGGCGATATTAACGGAATAGGCTACGAGGTTATTATTAAAGCCTTACTAGATGATAGGATGTATGAGCTTTGCACTCCAATTATTTATGGTTCTCCTAAAGTAGCCGCTTATCACAGGAAGGCTCTAAATATAGAAACTTTTAGTTTAAATAATATTATGGATGCTTCGGATGCGCATCCGAATCGAACAAATATTATTAACTGCATTGACGAAAATATTAAAGTTGAGTTAGGTAAATCAACTCCTAGTGCTGGTGAATCTTCTTTTAAAGCTTTAGAAGCTGCTGTTGCTGATCTAGAAAAGGGATTAATTGATGTATTGGTTACAGCACCAATAAATAAGAAGAATATTCAGTCTAAAGATTTTCATTTCCCTGGACATACTGAATATTTGGAAAATAGATTGAATTCAGGTAAATCATTAATGCTTTTGATTAGTGATAAACTTAGAGTTGGCGTTGTTGCCGGTCATGTTCCTATCTCGAAGGTGCCGGAGGTTGTCTCAAAAGAAAATATCATTAGTAAACTGAATATTTTAAATAGCTCTTTACAAAAGGATTTTGGAATTAGAAAACCACGAATTGCTGTGTTAAGTCTTAATCCACATGCTGGCGATGAAGGTTTAATTGGAACAGAGGAGATTGATATAATAATTCCTGCTTTGGAGGAAGTTCGAGAGAAAGGAATTATTGCCTTAGGACCTTATCCGGCCGATGGCTTTTTCGGCTCTTCAGATTATACAAAATTTGATGCTATTTTAGCAATGTATCATGATCAGGGTCTGGCTCCATTTAAAGCATTGTCTTTTGATTCTGGAGTGAATTTTACAGCAGGATTATCCAAGGTTCGTACATCACCTGCTCACGGAACGGCTTATTCTATTGCAGGAACAAATGTAGCATCTGAAAAATCTTTTCAGCAAGCTTTGTATCTGGCAATTGATGTTTTTAGAAGTCGGGAGAATTTTGCAGAAATCAGTAAGAATCCGATGAAATTATCAGAATCTTCAAGAAATTCGTAA
- a CDS encoding DUF4837 family protein, with amino-acid sequence MKRIFKITVLCLFVVVSISSCKKTTKGLRPVVTGKSGEVVVIVNDALYEGSVGDALKSVLNDTQIGLPQDEPLFDILQISHNEFSSMFKTHRSILDLRVSSKVAENKLSVKNEAYAKTQSFMKIEAKSNEEMINLLSENKNKIVAYFHIGERERKIKVFKKNVVQEIFEKLKKNYNFTLSFPAGYTINKEEDNFLWLSKETPTTSQGMFIYSYDYLSEDSFTKDQVIGKRNLLLRKFVPGPKEGSYMATEMNFPISNRQFEFHDNYAAETRGLWKVEGDFMGGPFVNITFLDQKNNKVICMDSYVYYPNHDKRELLRELEAIMYSYTSIKKK; translated from the coding sequence ATGAAGAGAATATTTAAAATAACTGTACTTTGTTTATTTGTAGTGGTGAGTATTTCTTCTTGCAAAAAAACAACAAAAGGTTTAAGACCTGTAGTAACTGGTAAATCCGGAGAGGTGGTTGTGATAGTCAATGATGCTTTATATGAAGGAAGTGTTGGAGATGCATTAAAATCGGTTTTGAATGATACTCAAATTGGTTTGCCTCAAGATGAGCCATTGTTCGACATACTACAAATTTCCCATAACGAGTTTTCCAGTATGTTTAAGACACACAGAAGTATCTTAGATTTACGGGTTTCTTCAAAAGTTGCTGAAAATAAGCTCTCTGTAAAAAATGAAGCGTATGCGAAAACACAATCGTTTATGAAGATAGAGGCTAAAAGCAATGAGGAGATGATTAATCTTTTGAGTGAAAATAAGAATAAGATTGTCGCTTATTTCCATATTGGGGAACGAGAAAGAAAAATTAAGGTTTTTAAAAAGAATGTGGTTCAGGAAATATTTGAGAAATTAAAGAAGAATTATAATTTCACCTTATCTTTTCCTGCCGGATATACAATAAATAAAGAAGAGGATAATTTCCTTTGGCTTAGTAAAGAAACACCAACAACAAGTCAGGGGATGTTTATTTATAGCTACGATTACCTTTCGGAAGATTCATTTACGAAAGATCAGGTAATTGGTAAGAGAAATTTATTACTTCGGAAATTTGTTCCAGGTCCTAAAGAAGGAAGTTATATGGCTACCGAAATGAATTTCCCTATTTCTAACCGACAATTCGAATTTCACGATAACTATGCCGCAGAAACAAGAGGTTTATGGAAAGTTGAAGGCGATTTTATGGGCGGACCTTTCGTTAATATCACTTTTCTTGATCAAAAGAATAACAAAGTTATTTGCATGGATTCTTATGTTTATTATCCAAACCACGACAAGCGTGAACTATTGAGAGAACTGGAAGCTATCATGTATTCTTACACGAGTATTAAAAAGAAATAG
- the ruvA gene encoding Holliday junction branch migration protein RuvA: MFEYIKGVIDDLTPTSVVVETSGIGYFLNISLNTYSKLSGQKEAQLYLHQVVREDAHLFFGFFDANERGVFRHLISVSGVGANTARMMLSSLTPSEIQTAIISSDVKTLQGVKGIGAKSAQRIIIELKDKLGKDTDISDFSLPQNNTTKAEALSALVMLGFAKNSVTKVIDKIFTANLDASVEDLIKLALKQL, translated from the coding sequence ATGTTTGAGTATATAAAGGGAGTTATTGATGATCTTACACCGACTTCGGTAGTTGTTGAAACTAGCGGAATCGGTTATTTTTTAAATATTTCATTGAATACATATTCGAAACTGTCTGGACAGAAGGAGGCACAGTTGTATTTGCATCAGGTTGTTCGAGAGGATGCTCATTTGTTTTTCGGATTTTTCGATGCTAATGAAAGAGGTGTTTTTCGCCATTTAATTTCGGTATCAGGAGTAGGTGCAAATACAGCGCGAATGATGCTTTCATCTTTAACACCTTCCGAAATACAAACTGCTATAATTTCAAGCGATGTAAAAACCTTGCAGGGAGTTAAAGGAATTGGAGCTAAGTCTGCTCAAAGAATTATTATCGAGTTAAAAGATAAACTGGGAAAAGATACGGATATCTCTGACTTTTCTTTACCTCAGAACAATACTACTAAGGCTGAAGCGTTATCTGCTTTAGTGATGTTGGGTTTTGCAAAGAATTCAGTAACTAAAGTTATTGATAAAATATTTACAGCAAATCTTGATGCAAGTGTAGAAGATTTAATTAAGCTGGCCTTGAAACAATTATAA